From Bacillus basilensis, a single genomic window includes:
- a CDS encoding NCS2 family permease, with product MFNLSKHKTSIKTEIMAGIITFLTMAYIIVVNPVILGDAGVPFEQAFTATIIAAVVGTLFMAIFTNLPIAIAPGMGLNAYFSYSVVKAHEGMTFAIAFSAVFVAGMILILLSFTSFRTKLMEAIPENLKHAITAGIGLFIAFIGLRLTGIVTKNEANLVGLGDLHSAPVLLALAGLGITIVLMSLNVNGALFIGMLLTGVIAFFTGQLTFSNGVTSMPGLPEGIIVSNPITAVSDVINYGLYGVVFSFFLVTLFDTTGTLLGVAQQGGFMKDGKLPKAGRALLSDSFSATIGSMFGTTPSTAYIESSAGVAAGGRTGLTTVTVAVLFALAAFFGPLVSAVSGVSAITAPSLIIVGSLMMGSVRHIDWDAFDEAFPAFLVILSMPLTSSIATGIALGFISYPLMKVAKGKFRAVHPLVYVFGILFAYQLIFLPH from the coding sequence ATGTTTAACCTTTCAAAACATAAAACTTCTATTAAAACTGAAATTATGGCAGGTATTATTACCTTCTTAACAATGGCATATATCATTGTGGTAAACCCTGTTATCCTTGGGGATGCAGGTGTTCCATTTGAACAAGCATTTACAGCAACAATTATCGCTGCTGTTGTCGGAACATTATTTATGGCAATCTTTACAAACTTACCAATCGCAATTGCACCAGGTATGGGATTAAATGCTTACTTCTCTTACTCTGTTGTAAAAGCTCATGAAGGCATGACTTTCGCAATTGCATTCTCTGCTGTATTCGTAGCAGGTATGATTTTAATTTTGTTATCATTCACATCTTTCCGTACAAAATTAATGGAAGCAATTCCTGAAAACTTAAAACATGCAATTACTGCTGGTATCGGTCTTTTCATCGCCTTTATCGGTTTACGTTTAACAGGTATCGTTACAAAAAATGAAGCAAACTTAGTTGGGCTTGGTGACCTTCACTCTGCTCCAGTACTACTAGCATTAGCTGGACTAGGAATTACAATTGTCCTTATGTCTTTAAATGTAAATGGCGCACTATTTATCGGTATGCTATTAACTGGTGTTATTGCTTTCTTCACAGGACAATTAACATTCTCAAACGGTGTTACATCAATGCCGGGATTACCAGAAGGAATTATCGTTTCAAATCCAATTACTGCTGTATCTGACGTAATTAACTACGGATTATACGGCGTTGTATTCTCATTCTTCCTTGTTACACTATTCGATACAACAGGTACATTACTTGGCGTTGCTCAACAAGGTGGATTTATGAAAGACGGAAAGCTTCCAAAAGCTGGACGAGCTCTTTTATCTGACTCATTCTCAGCAACAATCGGTTCTATGTTCGGAACAACACCATCAACAGCTTACATTGAATCTTCTGCTGGTGTTGCAGCTGGTGGTCGTACTGGTTTAACAACAGTTACAGTAGCTGTTCTATTCGCACTAGCAGCATTCTTCGGACCATTAGTAAGTGCCGTTTCTGGTGTATCAGCTATTACTGCACCATCATTAATTATCGTTGGTAGTCTTATGATGGGTTCAGTTCGCCACATCGATTGGGACGCATTTGATGAAGCATTCCCAGCATTCTTAGTAATCTTAAGCATGCCACTTACATCAAGTATCGCAACAGGTATCGCACTTGGATTTATTTCATACCCACTTATGAAAGTGGCAAAAGGTAAA
- a CDS encoding SDR family oxidoreductase, with amino-acid sequence MPQQKNFVTMPAQHQNKQPGIESLMNPLPQFEDPNYKGSEKLKGKNVLITGGDSGIGRAVSIAFAKEGANIAIAYLDEEGDANETKQYVEKEGVKCVLLPGDLSNEQHCKDIVQETVRQLGSLNILVNNVAQQYPQQGLEYITAEQLEKTFRINIFSYFHVAKAALSHLKQGDVIINTASIVAYEGNETLIDYSATKGAIVAFTRSLSQSLVQKGIRVNGVAPGPIWTPLIPSSFDEKKVSQFGSNVPMQRPGQPYELAPAYVYLASGDSSYVTGQMIHVNGGVIVNG; translated from the coding sequence ATGCCGCAGCAAAAAAACTTTGTAACAATGCCAGCGCAACATCAAAATAAACAACCTGGTATTGAATCGTTAATGAATCCTCTACCGCAGTTTGAAGATCCAAATTATAAAGGGAGCGAAAAGTTAAAAGGAAAGAATGTACTAATTACAGGTGGAGATAGCGGAATTGGACGAGCTGTTTCCATTGCTTTTGCGAAAGAGGGGGCAAATATTGCGATTGCGTATTTAGATGAGGAGGGAGATGCAAATGAGACGAAACAATATGTTGAGAAAGAAGGCGTAAAGTGTGTGTTGTTGCCAGGTGATTTAAGTAATGAACAGCATTGTAAAGATATTGTGCAAGAGACTGTCCGGCAGCTAGGTAGTTTAAATATTTTAGTAAATAATGTCGCGCAGCAATATCCGCAGCAAGGATTAGAATATATTACAGCGGAACAGTTAGAAAAAACGTTTCGTATTAATATTTTTTCTTATTTTCACGTTGCGAAAGCAGCACTTTCTCATTTAAAGCAAGGGGATGTCATTATAAATACGGCATCTATCGTTGCGTATGAAGGAAATGAAACGTTAATTGATTATTCCGCAACGAAAGGAGCGATCGTAGCTTTTACAAGATCACTTTCTCAATCGTTAGTGCAAAAAGGGATTCGTGTAAATGGTGTTGCGCCGGGGCCAATTTGGACACCACTTATCCCATCAAGCTTTGATGAGAAGAAAGTATCACAGTTCGGGAGCAATGTTCCGATGCAGAGGCCTGGTCAACCATATGAATTAGCGCCAGCATACGTATACTTAGCGTCTGGCGATTCATCCTATGTTACGGGGCAGATGATACATGTAAATGGGGGAGTTATTGTAAATGGATAG
- a CDS encoding L,D-transpeptidase has protein sequence MKKLCFVILLFFILPVSAFADTDHLILVNLTTNQLSFFENGNYTKTFPVTTGRDRTPTPEGNFCIITKYKNKEYHRKKIAGGAPNNPLGTRWLGLDKNEYAIHGTNREWTIGSRESNGCIRMHDRDIQWLYDRVQLQTKVIISRFHTSPEYEANKLGYRVVSWNGRKVKEEQIGMLTLVDRADIYWQEPNGQLTKVKTVLPNERYAVYSKRKDGIYYIGNNLYIVDETGEKIRYEQIPSSTLSNIYKRKYNVP, from the coding sequence ATGAAAAAGTTATGTTTTGTCATACTATTATTTTTCATCCTACCGGTTAGTGCTTTTGCTGATACAGATCATTTAATATTAGTGAATCTTACGACAAACCAGTTGTCTTTTTTTGAAAATGGAAATTATACAAAAACATTCCCCGTAACAACTGGAAGAGATCGTACACCTACGCCTGAAGGTAATTTTTGTATTATAACTAAATATAAAAATAAAGAATACCATCGAAAAAAAATAGCTGGGGGTGCACCAAATAACCCTCTTGGTACGAGATGGCTTGGGCTAGATAAGAATGAATATGCGATTCATGGGACAAATCGGGAATGGACGATTGGAAGTAGGGAATCAAATGGGTGTATTCGCATGCATGACAGGGATATACAGTGGTTATATGATCGAGTCCAATTACAAACAAAAGTAATCATTTCTCGTTTTCATACGAGCCCCGAATATGAAGCAAATAAGCTTGGTTACCGCGTTGTGAGTTGGAATGGTCGTAAAGTAAAAGAAGAGCAAATTGGCATGCTTACGTTAGTAGACCGTGCCGATATATATTGGCAAGAACCAAATGGGCAGCTAACGAAAGTGAAAACGGTATTGCCAAACGAAAGATATGCAGTGTACTCAAAACGAAAAGATGGAATATATTATATAGGAAACAATTTGTATATTGTGGATGAAACAGGAGAAAAAATTCGTTATGAACAAATTCCTTCTTCGACTTTAAGTAATATATATAAACGGAAATATAATGTTCCGTAA
- the scrK gene encoding fructokinase, whose product MRNVFCIGELLIDFVCRNTNVSLVNGSNFEKKAGGAPANVAAAITKLGGHATFMGQVGNDPFGEFLEQTLQHAYVDTSMLIKDKQTTLAFVSIDQNGERDFTFMRGADGEYHFNSIDLSKIKTNDLIHFGSATALLSSPLKDTYFQLLQHARESGQFISFDPNYRNALITNTEQFIQDCLTFIKHAHFVKVSQEEAIMLSKESDLQQSALKLLNHGAKAVAITLGKDGTLLATKDKQTIVPSISIQQVDTTGAGDAFVGAMLYQIAKSEQMFLHNFEDLTTFISFANKVGALTCTNYGAISSLPSLTDVKAYE is encoded by the coding sequence ATGAGAAATGTCTTTTGTATCGGTGAACTATTAATTGATTTCGTTTGCCGAAATACCAATGTTTCTTTAGTAAACGGTTCAAATTTCGAAAAAAAGGCTGGTGGAGCACCTGCTAACGTTGCTGCTGCTATTACAAAATTAGGTGGACACGCTACATTTATGGGACAAGTAGGAAACGATCCATTTGGTGAATTTCTTGAACAAACTTTACAACATGCATATGTGGACACTTCCATGCTCATCAAGGATAAACAAACCACACTTGCATTCGTATCTATCGATCAAAATGGTGAGCGTGATTTTACCTTTATGCGTGGCGCAGACGGTGAATATCATTTCAATAGCATTGATTTATCAAAAATAAAAACGAATGATTTAATCCATTTTGGTTCAGCGACAGCTTTATTGTCCAGCCCGTTAAAAGACACATATTTTCAACTTCTACAACATGCAAGAGAAAGTGGCCAGTTTATTTCTTTTGATCCAAATTACCGAAATGCGCTCATTACAAATACCGAACAATTTATTCAAGATTGCTTAACTTTTATAAAACATGCTCATTTTGTAAAAGTAAGTCAAGAAGAAGCGATTATGCTTTCTAAAGAGAGTGATTTACAACAATCTGCACTCAAATTATTAAATCATGGTGCGAAAGCCGTAGCTATTACACTCGGAAAAGACGGTACTCTTCTTGCAACAAAGGATAAGCAAACTATTGTACCTTCTATCTCTATTCAACAAGTTGATACTACTGGCGCTGGTGATGCTTTCGTTGGAGCAATGTTATACCAAATTGCTAAAAGTGAACAAATGTTTCTTCATAATTTTGAAGATTTAACAACGTTTATCTCCTTTGCAAATAAAGTAGGTGCTCTCACATGTACAAATTACGGAGCCATTTCCTCTCTTCCATCATTAACAGATGTAAAAGCATACGAGTAA
- a CDS encoding sucrose-6-phosphate hydrolase encodes MSKYKTILQSDKDELHSLYEIANQDSWKPIYHIHPSFGLMNDPNGVSYYNDEYHVFYQWYPFGPIHGMKHWGHVKSKDLINWERMPVAIIPTESYESHGAYSGSAIVKDGLLHLLYTGNIKKSDNSRDAKQCMATMDSQYKMTKYSNNPIIDVIPDGYTKHVRDPKVWKHNDIYYMLLGAQRKNKTGTLLLYKSQDLYNWNFQGEITTNLKEFGFMWECPDYFQLSGKDVLLFSPQGIEKEEENFQNVYNVVYAIGHFDIENLHFHVDSYYEVDKGFDFYAPQTLKDSTSRRLLFAWAGSSEITYPSDDYMWAHCLTLPRELTLEDHILKQKPVSELAKLRTTKKEISGDIKAGLNILSTLDHEDSYELIVTFKTENANLFGLSLFHNEEECFPITFNRKEGTVSIDRSNFCHQFGGEYGYERYKKINIQDTIELQIFVDTSIVEIFLCDGSTVFTSRVFPRKDLKHHIAIFSDAKLNFIITQYKLKRGIV; translated from the coding sequence ATGTCAAAATATAAAACAATATTGCAATCTGATAAAGACGAATTACATTCTTTATATGAAATTGCAAACCAAGATTCATGGAAACCAATTTATCATATCCACCCATCCTTTGGACTAATGAATGATCCTAACGGTGTATCATACTACAATGATGAATATCATGTTTTTTATCAGTGGTATCCATTTGGTCCCATTCACGGAATGAAGCATTGGGGGCATGTGAAATCAAAAGATCTTATTAACTGGGAGCGTATGCCTGTAGCTATCATACCTACTGAAAGCTATGAATCGCACGGTGCATATTCTGGGAGCGCTATCGTAAAAGACGGACTTCTTCACTTACTGTATACAGGAAATATAAAAAAATCTGATAATTCCCGTGATGCAAAACAATGTATGGCAACAATGGATTCTCAATATAAGATGACGAAATATAGTAATAATCCTATTATTGATGTAATCCCTGACGGATATACAAAACATGTGCGTGATCCAAAAGTATGGAAACATAACGATATATACTATATGTTACTCGGTGCACAACGCAAAAATAAAACTGGAACTCTTTTACTATATAAGTCACAAGACCTATACAATTGGAATTTCCAAGGTGAAATTACAACAAACTTAAAAGAATTTGGATTCATGTGGGAATGCCCCGATTACTTCCAATTATCGGGGAAAGATGTACTTCTCTTTTCACCTCAAGGAATTGAAAAAGAAGAAGAAAATTTCCAAAATGTATACAATGTTGTTTATGCTATAGGACATTTCGATATTGAAAATTTACATTTCCATGTTGATTCATATTACGAGGTTGATAAAGGATTCGATTTTTATGCCCCTCAAACTCTAAAAGACTCTACTAGTCGCCGCCTATTGTTTGCTTGGGCAGGATCGAGTGAAATCACATATCCTTCTGATGATTATATGTGGGCTCATTGTTTAACACTTCCACGTGAACTAACATTAGAGGACCACATATTAAAACAAAAACCAGTTTCAGAACTAGCAAAACTACGAACAACAAAAAAAGAAATTTCAGGAGATATAAAAGCTGGATTAAATATATTATCAACACTTGATCATGAGGACTCTTATGAATTAATTGTCACTTTCAAAACAGAGAATGCAAACCTATTCGGACTTTCTCTTTTCCATAATGAAGAGGAATGTTTTCCAATTACATTTAATCGGAAAGAAGGTACTGTTTCTATAGACAGGAGCAACTTCTGCCATCAATTTGGCGGAGAATATGGTTATGAACGCTATAAAAAAATTAATATTCAAGATACGATAGAACTACAAATATTTGTAGATACAAGCATCGTGGAAATTTTCTTATGCGATGGTTCAACAGTCTTTACGTCCCGAGTTTTTCCTCGAAAAGACTTGAAACATCATATAGCAATCTTTTCAGATGCAAAACTAAACTTTATCATTACACAATATAAGCTGAAAAGAGGGATTGTATGA